The following nucleotide sequence is from Burkholderia gladioli.
CATGCTGCGCGCGCGCGGCGACACGATTCCGGTGCTGGTGATCACCGCCCGCGGCACCGTGGCGGACCGCGTGCGTGGTCTCGACGAGGGCGCGGACGACTATCTGGCGAAACCCTTCGATCTGAGCGAGGTACTGGCCCGCTGCCGCGCCCTGGTGCGGCGTTCCCAGGGCCGCACCCGCGACGCCTTCGTCCGGGGCGACATCGCCATCGACCTGACAAGCCGCGTCATTACCCGCAATGCGTCTCGCATCGCGCTGACCGCCCGGGAGTGGGCGATCCTGATCCAGCTTGTCGGCCAGCGCGGCGTGCCGCAATCTCGGGCGCGCCTGGAGGACGCCCTGTACGGCTGGCAGGACGGCGTCGAGAGCAACGCGATCGAGGTCCACGTGTCGAACCTGCGAAAGAAGCTCGGCGCGGACTTCATCCGCACCGTGCGCGGCATCGGCTACGTGGTCGAGCCCGCATGAGCAGTCGCTCGATCCGGCGCGGCGCCACCCTGCTCGCCCTTGGCTGCGTCGGCACGGTCTGGCTGCTTGCCGTATTCGGCTGCTTGCACCTGGTCGACCGCGAGATCGAGGAATGGCAGGACGCGCGACTGGCTGAATACGCGGATTTCCTGCTGCGACTCGACGCGCCCGACCTGACCCGATTCGCACGCGCGCCGGTCGATGCGAGGGTGGAGTTGCCGCGTGCCGGCGAGCCTCCCGGCACGGAGCGGGATGGAGACAAGCTGCCGCGCCAGATATTTTTCGAGGTGCGTGATGCCGGTGACCGCGTGCTCGCCTCGAACCTGCCGCCCGAGGCGGCGGCCGCCACCCTGGCGCCGGGTTACGGACAACCGCCGGCTCCGATGCGCATGCGCGGCATCGAATGGCGCAGCTTCGCGTCGCGCGAGGCCGGCTCCGGCCGCAGCATTCGCGTGATGGAAACCGCCAATACACGCAGCGACCTCGCCGCGCGCGTGGCGCGCGGCATCGTCTGGCCGCTGGGCGCCGCGCTGCCGGTGCTCGCCCTGCTGCTCTGGTATGCGATCGGCAGGGGGCTCACGCCACTGACCGCGCTGTCCACGGCGATCGCCGCGCGCGACGCGCGCTCGCTGGACCCGATCGGCGCGGCCGCGGTACCGCGCGAGGTGGAGGTTCTGGTCGATGCGATAGATCGGCTGCTGGATCGCCTGCGCACCTCGATCGCGCGCGAGCGCACGTTCACGGCGGACGCCGCCCACGAGTTGAAGACCCCGCTCGCCGCCATCAAGATCCAGGCGCAGCTGGCATTCGCCTTCGAGAACGCCGCGCTCAGGCAGCAGGCCTTGCAGCGCGTGATCCAGGGCGTCGACCGCGGCGCGCGGCTGGCCGAGCAACTTCTGCTGCTGGCACGACTCGACGAATACGAGCGGATTCCCAGCCTGGCAGTCGCCGTGGCGCCGCTGATCGATGCCGCGGTGACACGGCATGCGGAGTCTGCCGCCGACCGGGACACGCGCATCGAGGTCGACTGCGAAGCCGGCCTGAGCGCGCACGCCGATCCGGTCCTGTTCGGCATCCTGCTCGACAACCTGCTCGACAACGCGATCAAGTACGGCACGCGCGGCGGACGGATTCGAGTGTCGATGCAGCGCCAGAACGCGCGGCGGCGCCTGTCGGTCAGCGACGACGGCCCCGGCGTGCAAGCGGACGAATACCCGCGGCTCACCGACCGCTTCTATCGCGGTCTCGGCGCGCAATCGCCGGGCAGCGGCCTGGGTCTGTCGATCGTGGCACGCATCGCGCATTACCTCGGCGCTCGCCTGTGGTTCGAGCCCGGCCTCGACGGGCGCGGCCTGTCGGTCCTGGTCGAGCTGGACG
It contains:
- a CDS encoding response regulator — its product is MRLLLVEDDDLIGSGLEISLRQAGYEVDWLRDGIAAQAALATAGYALVVLDLGLPGKSGSALLRMLRARGDTIPVLVITARGTVADRVRGLDEGADDYLAKPFDLSEVLARCRALVRRSQGRTRDAFVRGDIAIDLTSRVITRNASRIALTAREWAILIQLVGQRGVPQSRARLEDALYGWQDGVESNAIEVHVSNLRKKLGADFIRTVRGIGYVVEPA
- a CDS encoding ATP-binding protein, which codes for MSSRSIRRGATLLALGCVGTVWLLAVFGCLHLVDREIEEWQDARLAEYADFLLRLDAPDLTRFARAPVDARVELPRAGEPPGTERDGDKLPRQIFFEVRDAGDRVLASNLPPEAAAATLAPGYGQPPAPMRMRGIEWRSFASREAGSGRSIRVMETANTRSDLAARVARGIVWPLGAALPVLALLLWYAIGRGLTPLTALSTAIAARDARSLDPIGAAAVPREVEVLVDAIDRLLDRLRTSIARERTFTADAAHELKTPLAAIKIQAQLAFAFENAALRQQALQRVIQGVDRGARLAEQLLLLARLDEYERIPSLAVAVAPLIDAAVTRHAESAADRDTRIEVDCEAGLSAHADPVLFGILLDNLLDNAIKYGTRGGRIRVSMQRQNARRRLSVSDDGPGVQADEYPRLTDRFYRGLGAQSPGSGLGLSIVARIAHYLGARLWFEPGLDGRGLSVLVELDAASPDDALQRDKGLNVSLSIPH